In Sphingomonas panacisoli, one genomic interval encodes:
- a CDS encoding phytanoyl-CoA dioxygenase family protein — protein sequence MEYISEYRDRGYAIVRGVFAPDEVARIGAAMDQVYAEGVAHGRSFRHGNLFYNVVDGEGGKPHVPMAQWPSYHQHVLDETRTDPRFAKILKPLIGGDLKQIINQLHWKLPHSRGDFAWHQDSRFRRPAEAYRNLGSSYVQTGLAIDPHNPHTGGMRFIPGSHTQGPVDLDTSTEVLGQAPQDAALEAAGIDPDSQIDLVLEPGDVALWNPYLVHASGLNSSDHLRRLYINGYVRAEDCDRGEWAFRDGQPVPIATTPSLVHYEQLFERPEPHYV from the coding sequence ATGGAGTACATCAGCGAGTATCGCGACAGGGGTTATGCCATCGTCCGCGGCGTGTTCGCCCCCGACGAGGTCGCCCGGATCGGCGCGGCGATGGACCAAGTCTATGCCGAAGGCGTCGCGCACGGCCGCAGCTTTCGCCACGGCAATCTGTTCTATAACGTCGTCGACGGCGAAGGCGGCAAGCCGCACGTGCCGATGGCGCAATGGCCGTCCTATCATCAGCACGTGCTAGACGAGACGCGCACGGATCCGCGTTTCGCCAAGATCCTTAAGCCGCTGATCGGCGGCGACCTGAAGCAGATCATCAACCAACTCCACTGGAAGCTGCCACACAGCCGCGGCGATTTCGCGTGGCACCAGGACTCGCGCTTCCGCCGGCCGGCCGAGGCGTATCGCAATCTGGGCAGTTCGTATGTGCAGACCGGGCTCGCGATCGATCCGCACAACCCGCACACCGGCGGGATGCGCTTCATTCCGGGCAGCCACACGCAAGGGCCGGTCGATCTCGACACTTCAACCGAAGTGCTGGGGCAAGCACCGCAGGACGCCGCGCTGGAGGCCGCCGGGATCGATCCGGACAGCCAGATCGATCTGGTGCTCGAGCCGGGCGACGTCGCGCTATGGAACCCCTATCTGGTCCACGCTTCGGGGCTCAATTCGTCGGACCATCTCCGCCGGCTGTACATCAACGGCTATGTCCGCGCCGAGGATTGCGACCGCGGCGAATGGGCGTTCCGCGACGGCCAGCCGGTGCCGATCGCGACTACGCCGTCCCTAGTCCATTACGAGCAACTCTTCGAGCGCCCCGAGCCGCACTACGTCTAG
- a CDS encoding TonB-dependent receptor plug domain-containing protein, with protein MIGSTSLRLMLASGTAFAALCALPSAAFAQTAASDPAPAASPADDQDIVVTGSRVVRDGYKAPTPLVVLSDKDIQTQSSSNNVADFLNQQPQLAGSTRPANSRLNLSSGQAGINALNLRNLGEIRTLVLIDGRRSVGSTITGLVDVNTIPQSLIQRVEVVTGGASAAYGSDAVAGVVNFIIDKKFEGIKLAADSGITTYGDGFNYSGSLTLGKSFAGGRGHILLNGEIARRDGIFNTDERAWNQTGYVRIQDPNWVAGVSTTPRYLIRKQVGAANSTPGGLITGSTGGTSLRGVYFGQGGSVNQYNFGALTFPATGTPSLTQGGDWRVNDSGRRIGLDPQDDRRGVYGRLSFEVTPDIELFGEGSYNWQHIVFNAGPNLSTGIAINTTGCGAAATAAAAPITCNAFAYNALGPARLAGVTGVTLATTAADLPYRGVNNTRRVQRYVIGADGKFDAFGKPAHWDIYAQYGRANLREQLTNIMNTARINNATAAAFAPAGNANGYATGSIQCLINVDASTTNDDKSCVPLNRFGLNVTDPAAIAYTLGNPYRDEVTEQKVAGINFSFTPFATWAGDVSLAIGGEWREEKITGSVPTQFQPLVTANPAGGLTTANTWSVGNYLPTNGKYNVKEAYLETVIPLGIGLEFNGAVRATDYSTSGYVTTWKLGATWQPIPDIRLRITRSRDIRAPNLNELFAAGSSNSDSVSNPFYPGAGPNGVTYPSASISYSALALGNPNLRPEKANSWNIGGVISPRFMPGFNLSADYFRIDMTDAIDTLSAQDIINRCKDGRPEYCAAITQDPNNASRILIRTQPFNFSRKLVRGIDFEGSYRLPIDGLIRASSFTLRGVATRYIENISDPGIPGNVVISTVGANGGQGSTPTWIFRFSATVDTPTTSLTAVARGVSSGTYVNNAIACTTGCPVTTTTSTYQTYDVNHVSGLFYLDLNLTQKIPFGDKSEAQFFINVSNVFNRWPLLVPETGLAANSTYSDMLGRQFRVGFRINLP; from the coding sequence ATGATCGGTTCGACCTCGCTTCGTCTGATGCTGGCATCGGGCACCGCTTTCGCCGCGTTGTGCGCGCTGCCGAGCGCCGCATTCGCCCAGACCGCTGCCAGCGATCCTGCGCCCGCCGCCAGCCCTGCCGATGACCAAGACATCGTCGTCACCGGTTCGCGCGTCGTTCGTGACGGCTACAAGGCGCCGACGCCGCTCGTCGTGTTGTCCGACAAGGATATCCAGACGCAGTCGTCGTCCAACAACGTCGCCGACTTCCTGAATCAACAGCCGCAGCTTGCCGGTTCGACCCGTCCCGCCAACTCGCGCCTCAACCTCAGCAGTGGCCAGGCGGGCATCAACGCGCTCAACCTGCGCAACCTGGGCGAAATCCGCACGCTGGTGCTGATCGACGGTCGCCGCTCGGTCGGATCGACGATCACTGGCCTGGTCGACGTCAACACGATCCCGCAATCGCTGATCCAGCGCGTCGAAGTCGTGACCGGCGGCGCGTCCGCCGCCTACGGTTCGGACGCGGTCGCCGGTGTCGTCAACTTCATCATCGACAAGAAGTTCGAAGGCATCAAGCTGGCCGCCGACAGCGGTATCACGACCTATGGCGACGGCTTCAACTATTCGGGTAGCCTGACGCTCGGCAAGTCGTTCGCGGGCGGCCGCGGCCATATCCTGCTGAACGGCGAAATCGCGCGTCGCGACGGCATCTTCAACACCGACGAACGCGCCTGGAACCAGACGGGCTATGTCCGCATCCAGGATCCCAACTGGGTCGCCGGCGTCAGCACGACGCCGCGCTATCTCATCCGTAAGCAGGTCGGCGCGGCGAATTCGACACCGGGCGGCCTGATCACCGGATCGACCGGCGGCACGTCGCTGCGCGGCGTCTATTTCGGCCAGGGCGGATCGGTCAATCAGTACAATTTCGGCGCGCTGACCTTCCCGGCGACCGGCACGCCGTCGCTGACCCAGGGCGGCGACTGGCGCGTCAACGATTCGGGGCGCCGCATCGGGCTCGATCCGCAGGACGATCGTCGCGGCGTCTATGGCCGCCTGAGCTTCGAGGTGACCCCGGACATCGAGTTGTTCGGCGAAGGATCGTACAACTGGCAGCACATCGTGTTCAACGCGGGGCCCAACCTGTCGACCGGCATCGCGATCAACACGACCGGTTGCGGCGCGGCGGCGACCGCGGCGGCGGCCCCGATCACCTGCAACGCGTTCGCCTATAATGCGCTTGGCCCGGCGCGACTTGCCGGTGTGACCGGCGTGACATTGGCGACGACCGCGGCCGACCTTCCCTATCGCGGCGTCAACAACACCCGCCGGGTTCAGCGTTACGTGATCGGCGCCGACGGCAAGTTCGACGCGTTCGGCAAGCCGGCACACTGGGACATCTACGCGCAATATGGTCGCGCCAATTTGCGCGAGCAGTTGACCAACATCATGAACACCGCGCGGATCAACAACGCGACCGCGGCGGCGTTCGCACCGGCGGGCAATGCCAACGGCTATGCGACCGGGTCGATCCAGTGCCTGATCAACGTCGACGCCAGCACGACCAACGACGATAAATCGTGCGTGCCGCTCAACCGCTTCGGTCTCAACGTCACCGATCCGGCGGCGATCGCCTATACGCTCGGCAACCCCTATCGCGACGAGGTCACCGAGCAGAAGGTTGCCGGCATCAACTTCTCGTTCACGCCGTTCGCCACCTGGGCGGGCGACGTCAGCTTGGCGATCGGCGGCGAGTGGCGCGAGGAAAAGATCACCGGCTCGGTGCCGACCCAGTTCCAGCCGCTCGTCACGGCGAACCCCGCCGGTGGCCTGACCACGGCGAATACCTGGTCGGTCGGCAACTATCTGCCCACCAACGGCAAGTACAACGTCAAGGAAGCCTATCTCGAAACCGTCATTCCGCTCGGGATCGGGCTGGAGTTCAACGGCGCGGTGCGCGCGACCGACTATTCGACGTCGGGCTATGTGACGACGTGGAAGCTCGGCGCGACGTGGCAGCCGATCCCCGACATCCGCCTGCGCATCACGCGCTCGCGCGATATCCGGGCGCCGAACCTCAACGAATTGTTCGCAGCGGGGTCGTCGAACAGCGATTCGGTTAGCAACCCGTTCTATCCCGGTGCCGGGCCGAACGGTGTCACGTATCCGAGCGCCTCCATCAGTTACTCCGCATTGGCGTTGGGCAATCCCAATCTGCGTCCGGAAAAGGCGAATTCATGGAATATCGGCGGTGTTATCTCGCCGCGCTTCATGCCCGGGTTCAACCTGTCGGCCGACTATTTCCGCATCGACATGACCGACGCGATCGACACGCTGAGCGCGCAGGACATCATCAACCGGTGCAAGGATGGGCGGCCTGAATATTGCGCCGCGATCACGCAGGATCCAAACAACGCATCGCGTATTCTTATCCGCACTCAGCCGTTCAACTTCTCGCGTAAGCTCGTCCGCGGCATCGATTTCGAAGGATCGTACCGCCTGCCGATCGACGGCTTGATTCGAGCATCCAGCTTCACGCTACGCGGCGTCGCCACGCGTTATATCGAGAATATCAGCGATCCGGGCATTCCGGGTAACGTCGTGATCAGCACGGTGGGCGCCAATGGCGGCCAGGGCAGCACGCCGACCTGGATCTTCCGCTTCAGCGCGACGGTCGATACGCCGACGACGTCGCTGACGGCGGTGGCGCGCGGGGTGAGTTCAGGTACCTATGTGAACAACGCGATCGCGTGCACCACCGGCTGCCCGGTGACGACTACGACTTCGACGTATCAGACCTACGACGTCAACCACGTCTCCGGCCTGTTCTATCTCGATCTCAACCTGACGCAGAAGATACCGTTCGGCGACAAGTCGGAAGCGCAGTTCTTCATCAACGTGTCGAACGTGTTCAACCGCTGGCCGCTGCTGGTGCCGGAAACCGGCCTCGCCGCGAACAGCACGTATTCGGACATGCTCGGCCGTCAGTTCCGTGTCGGGTTCCGCATCAACCTGCCCTGA
- a CDS encoding permease: MTSIANDERTAVPRDWRLLALYLLLGFAAGLPFYMFNAVLLLRLAKHGVDIVTVGFFAWVALLPTFKFAWAPLLDKYDVPGFGRFWGKRRGWIMLAQLGIFLSTVAMAFTSSDANLPVTALFAVLLAFWTTTLEVAADAWRIELAPTAEQQGPMVAANLWGYRSAMVAAGSGAIYIAAKSDWTTAYLVIAAAAFLPFPILALTRSDAEHGGGRGAALVTGTIASLVVLAVTGVATAVVGWLLLKALGSVGLDNPDIVKYWVFAVALLPFFALGAAVPWIRNLPSDHRLLTTSVLAPYINVAWRFGLVIIPILLFVSVYRMGDVMALTLSHPLFNALGYSLEAIAFSDGAVALLSSMLGVALGGWLAAKAPMGWALAIGAVMSALSNWIFAWLAHQAPGGPVWFHIGSMAVTAGDFDLYLSMAIDQFGHGFEGAVFVVYLSLLVNPRFPGAQYALLSGLAFLIPRLLAGLSGVFQKAIGYDGFFIMAGAMSIAAVIFLPFIVRAMPRRDDA, translated from the coding sequence TTGACCAGTATCGCGAACGACGAGCGGACCGCCGTCCCCCGCGATTGGCGGCTGTTGGCGCTGTATCTGCTGCTCGGTTTTGCGGCGGGCCTGCCGTTCTACATGTTCAACGCGGTGCTGCTGTTGCGGCTCGCGAAGCATGGCGTCGATATCGTCACGGTGGGGTTCTTCGCCTGGGTCGCGTTGCTGCCGACGTTCAAGTTCGCCTGGGCGCCCTTGCTCGACAAATACGACGTACCGGGCTTCGGGCGGTTCTGGGGCAAACGGCGCGGGTGGATCATGCTCGCGCAGCTCGGCATCTTCCTGTCGACCGTCGCGATGGCGTTCACCTCGTCGGACGCCAACCTGCCGGTGACCGCGCTGTTCGCCGTGCTGCTGGCATTCTGGACGACGACGCTGGAGGTCGCCGCCGACGCCTGGCGAATCGAACTCGCGCCGACCGCCGAGCAGCAGGGGCCGATGGTCGCGGCGAACCTGTGGGGCTATCGCAGCGCGATGGTCGCGGCGGGCAGCGGGGCGATCTACATCGCCGCGAAGAGCGACTGGACGACCGCCTATCTGGTGATTGCCGCGGCGGCGTTCCTGCCCTTCCCGATCCTCGCCTTGACGCGATCCGATGCCGAGCATGGCGGCGGGCGCGGGGCGGCGCTCGTCACCGGGACGATCGCGAGCCTGGTGGTGCTGGCGGTCACGGGCGTCGCGACGGCGGTGGTCGGCTGGCTGTTGCTCAAGGCGCTGGGGTCGGTCGGGCTCGATAATCCGGACATCGTCAAATATTGGGTGTTCGCGGTGGCCTTGTTGCCGTTCTTCGCGCTGGGCGCGGCGGTGCCGTGGATCAGGAATTTGCCGTCCGACCATCGCTTGCTCACCACGTCGGTGCTCGCGCCGTACATCAACGTCGCGTGGCGCTTCGGGTTGGTGATCATCCCGATCCTGCTGTTCGTGTCGGTCTATCGGATGGGTGACGTGATGGCGCTGACGCTGTCGCACCCGTTGTTCAATGCTCTCGGCTACAGCCTGGAAGCGATCGCGTTTTCCGACGGTGCCGTCGCATTGTTGTCCAGCATGCTGGGGGTTGCGCTCGGCGGATGGCTGGCGGCGAAGGCACCGATGGGCTGGGCGCTGGCGATCGGCGCGGTGATGTCGGCGCTGTCGAACTGGATCTTCGCGTGGCTCGCGCACCAGGCGCCGGGCGGGCCGGTGTGGTTCCATATCGGGTCGATGGCGGTGACGGCGGGCGATTTCGACCTGTATCTGTCGATGGCGATCGACCAGTTCGGCCACGGGTTCGAAGGCGCAGTATTCGTCGTGTACCTCTCGTTGCTGGTGAACCCACGCTTTCCCGGCGCGCAATATGCGTTGCTGTCGGGGCTGGCCTTCCTCATCCCGCGCTTGCTTGCGGGGCTGTCGGGGGTGTTCCAGAAGGCGATCGGCTATGACGGCTTTTTCATCATGGCGGGCGCGATGAGCATCGCAGCGGTGATATTCCTGCCGTTCATCGTTCGTGCCATGCCGCGGCGCGACGACGCATGA
- a CDS encoding serine hydrolase domain-containing protein — MIDIDAAFAPAAAYVADGRVPGATLGVVTARGERAVRVAGEAAVVPEREALTEEHWFDLASISKVVATATMILMLADRGKLDLDAPLTSAIPDLRQYDVANAPERRLTFRDCLAHRTFLPAVEPIYTYGDDPKRLRAFVLQREWKHGPPVYSDINFILLGIAIERITGEQLSAWPLGAGLSYGPPPGPAVATEFCHWRGRVLNGEVHDENCSALGGAAGHAGLFGTVAGVLDFAQGLLDGSGASPAMLDAIRTPQFEHRTCGWDSHYPGWPGGDACSPATIGHTGFTGTGLWVDFERGVAWTLLTNRVHPTRHSDAAASIFTLRRATGDAVIASLS, encoded by the coding sequence ATGATCGACATCGACGCCGCCTTCGCGCCCGCTGCGGCGTATGTCGCGGACGGGCGTGTCCCCGGCGCGACGCTTGGCGTGGTGACGGCGCGCGGCGAGCGCGCGGTGCGGGTGGCGGGGGAGGCGGCGGTGGTGCCCGAGCGCGAGGCGCTGACCGAGGAGCATTGGTTCGACCTGGCTTCGATATCGAAGGTGGTCGCGACGGCGACCATGATCCTGATGCTGGCTGACCGGGGCAAGCTCGACTTAGACGCGCCGCTGACCAGCGCGATCCCAGATCTTCGCCAGTACGATGTCGCCAACGCACCTGAGCGGCGGCTGACGTTCCGCGATTGCCTCGCGCACCGCACGTTCCTGCCTGCGGTCGAGCCAATCTATACCTATGGCGACGATCCGAAACGGCTGCGCGCGTTCGTGCTCCAACGCGAGTGGAAGCATGGCCCGCCGGTCTATTCGGACATCAACTTCATCCTGCTCGGCATCGCGATCGAGCGCATCACCGGCGAGCAGCTGTCGGCCTGGCCGCTGGGCGCGGGGCTGAGCTACGGCCCGCCGCCCGGCCCGGCAGTCGCGACCGAATTCTGTCATTGGCGCGGGCGCGTGCTGAACGGCGAGGTGCACGATGAGAATTGTTCCGCGCTGGGCGGGGCGGCGGGGCATGCCGGGCTGTTCGGTACGGTCGCGGGCGTGCTCGACTTCGCACAGGGGCTGCTCGATGGCAGCGGCGCGTCGCCGGCGATGCTCGACGCGATCCGCACGCCGCAATTCGAGCATCGTACCTGCGGCTGGGACAGTCATTACCCCGGCTGGCCGGGCGGCGACGCGTGCTCGCCGGCGACGATCGGGCATACCGGCTTCACCGGCACCGGACTATGGGTCGATTTCGAGCGCGGGGTGGCGTGGACGCTGCTCACCAACCGCGTCCACCCGACGCGGCATAGCGATGCGGCGGCGAGCATCTTCACGCTTCGCCGCGCCACCGGCGACGCGGTAATCGCCAGCCTAAGCTAG
- the nth gene encoding endonuclease III, with protein MNKAQVVEFFSRLAADNPHPETELEYGNPYQLVVAVALSAQATDIGVNKATRRLFEEVKTPAQMVALGEAKLKQHIKTIGLFNTKAKNVIALSEQLIADHGGEVPADRDALEKLPGVGRKTANVVMNVAFGAETFAVDTHIFRVGNRTGLARGKTPLAVELKLDKIVPQPFRLHAHHWLILHGRYVCKARTPECWRCVVCDLCAFKPKTPAPRQRGA; from the coding sequence GTGAACAAGGCGCAGGTCGTCGAGTTCTTCAGCCGTCTCGCCGCCGACAACCCGCACCCCGAAACCGAACTCGAATACGGAAACCCCTATCAACTGGTGGTCGCGGTCGCACTGTCGGCACAGGCGACCGACATCGGCGTCAACAAGGCGACGCGGCGGTTGTTCGAGGAGGTGAAGACCCCCGCGCAGATGGTCGCGCTCGGCGAGGCCAAGCTGAAGCAGCACATCAAGACGATCGGGCTGTTCAACACCAAGGCGAAGAACGTCATCGCGCTGTCCGAGCAACTGATCGCCGATCATGGCGGCGAGGTGCCCGCCGATCGCGACGCGCTGGAAAAGCTGCCCGGCGTCGGGCGCAAGACCGCCAATGTCGTGATGAACGTCGCGTTCGGCGCGGAGACCTTCGCGGTCGATACGCACATCTTTCGCGTCGGCAACCGCACCGGGCTCGCACGCGGGAAGACTCCGCTGGCGGTCGAGCTCAAGCTCGACAAGATCGTACCCCAGCCGTTCCGGCTCCACGCGCACCACTGGCTGATCCTGCACGGCCGCTACGTCTGCAAGGCGCGGACGCCCGAATGCTGGCGCTGCGTCGTTTGCGACCTATGTGCGTTCAAGCCCAAGACTCCGGCGCCAAGGCAACGCGGCGCTTAA
- the dapB gene encoding 4-hydroxy-tetrahydrodipicolinate reductase: MTAIGILGSEGRMGRAIAAVATDLGATVAGGVDAGGDPLALAKASDVLVDFTAPGALEANLAAACEGGTPIVVGTTGLTAQHHALIDNAAARIAVLQTSTTSLGITLLARLVADAAEKLGPDWDIEIVEAHHRHKVDAPSGTALLLGEAAAEGRGAPLGDLKVVDRAGLIGARAEGTIGFASIRGGSIAGDHQVILAGSGERLELIHRAESREIFARGAVRAALWLAGQPAGRYAMAEVLGL; encoded by the coding sequence ATGACCGCGATCGGAATCTTGGGCAGCGAAGGACGGATGGGGCGCGCGATCGCCGCCGTCGCGACCGATTTGGGCGCGACCGTCGCGGGCGGCGTCGATGCTGGCGGCGACCCGCTGGCGCTGGCCAAGGCATCGGACGTGCTGGTCGATTTCACCGCGCCCGGCGCACTCGAGGCCAATCTTGCGGCGGCGTGCGAGGGCGGGACGCCGATCGTCGTCGGCACGACGGGGCTAACCGCGCAACATCATGCGTTGATCGACAATGCCGCCGCGCGGATCGCGGTGCTGCAGACCAGCACGACCTCACTCGGTATCACGTTGCTCGCCCGGCTGGTCGCCGACGCGGCGGAAAAGCTCGGCCCCGATTGGGATATCGAAATCGTCGAGGCGCATCACCGGCACAAGGTCGATGCACCGTCCGGCACCGCTTTGCTGCTCGGCGAAGCGGCGGCGGAGGGGCGGGGTGCGCCGCTCGGCGACTTGAAAGTGGTCGACCGCGCCGGGCTGATCGGCGCGCGCGCGGAGGGGACGATCGGGTTCGCGTCGATCCGCGGCGGATCGATCGCGGGCGACCATCAAGTGATCCTGGCCGGATCCGGCGAGCGGCTCGAACTGATCCACCGCGCCGAAAGCCGTGAGATTTTCGCCCGCGGCGCGGTGCGCGCGGCTTTGTGGCTCGCCGGGCAGCCAGCAGGGCGCTACGCGATGGCGGAAGTCCTCGGCCTGTGA
- a CDS encoding GDSL-type esterase/lipase family protein, whose product MALALLLALAAATENPCPAAIPIPPAIEDWRRKTYAPDNVKSIPPPMAEGAPYIKAYTEARKTDWADTCRYRDENAALMTQPAAARDVVFMGDSITWGWRYCNTAFDTGGGWVDRGISGQTTAQMLVRFPGDVLALKPRVVHIMAGTNDIAGNSGPMTLGGIEANIAAMVTLAKAAGIRVVLAAVPPAKTFSWQPKLEPAPRIAALNARLRALAVREKITFVDYGAVLAMPDGAMKDALTLDGVHPNAAGYAAIGPMAKKAVAAARK is encoded by the coding sequence ATGGCCCTTGCCCTCCTGCTTGCTCTCGCCGCCGCGACCGAGAATCCGTGCCCGGCGGCGATCCCGATCCCGCCCGCGATCGAGGATTGGCGGCGCAAGACCTATGCGCCCGATAATGTGAAATCGATCCCGCCGCCGATGGCGGAGGGCGCCCCCTACATCAAAGCCTATACGGAGGCGCGCAAGACGGACTGGGCGGATACGTGCCGCTATCGCGACGAGAATGCGGCGCTGATGACGCAGCCGGCGGCCGCCCGCGACGTCGTATTCATGGGCGATTCGATCACCTGGGGGTGGCGCTACTGCAATACCGCGTTCGATACTGGCGGCGGCTGGGTCGATCGCGGGATCAGCGGGCAGACCACGGCGCAGATGCTGGTGCGCTTCCCCGGCGACGTGCTCGCGTTGAAGCCGCGGGTCGTCCACATCATGGCCGGGACCAACGATATCGCCGGCAATAGCGGCCCGATGACGCTCGGCGGGATCGAAGCCAACATCGCCGCGATGGTGACGCTGGCGAAGGCCGCCGGCATCCGTGTCGTGCTGGCCGCGGTGCCGCCAGCCAAAACCTTTTCATGGCAGCCGAAGCTCGAACCCGCGCCGCGGATCGCCGCGCTCAACGCCCGGCTGCGCGCCTTGGCTGTTCGCGAGAAGATCACCTTCGTCGATTACGGCGCGGTGCTGGCGATGCCCGATGGCGCGATGAAGGACGCGCTGACGCTCGACGGCGTGCATCCCAACGCGGCGGGCTATGCCGCGATCGGACCCATGGCGAAGAAGGCGGTGGCGGCGGCGCGAAAATAG
- a CDS encoding glycoside hydrolase family 1 protein → MDRRDVLIGLGATAALSGMPARAATRAVPKGFLWGTAISAHQSEGNNVNSDMWLNEHVKGTLFREPSGDACDSYERYAEDIAIAASLGFNTHRFGIEWARIEPEPGVFSMAALDHYKRVLETCRKHNLKTMLTYIHFTTPRWFAARGGFEADGAADLFARFAGTAAKHFGSLVDYATTFNEMNLPRLIPVLVPGYEARRALIDRMLNASAKACGSDRFSSWVFAPADRIVPPTREAHTKAYAAIKAEAKHPLGISLSMQDLQPVAGGEAKVKELNKALYDDWFDLPSDFIGVQTYTRIQVGPNGPVPAPKETEKTAAGYEFYPPALGNMVRYTAKASGKPVIITESGIGTSDDTRRVAFIDATMKEVRACLDEGIDLRGYLHWSLLDNFEWTSGFAQQFGLVAVDRTTFKRTPKPSAAHLGRIVRSGGI, encoded by the coding sequence ATGGATCGTCGCGACGTGCTGATCGGATTGGGCGCGACCGCCGCGCTGTCGGGGATGCCCGCGCGCGCCGCGACGCGCGCCGTCCCCAAGGGCTTCCTGTGGGGCACCGCGATCTCAGCGCATCAGAGCGAGGGCAACAACGTCAATTCGGACATGTGGCTCAACGAGCACGTCAAAGGTACGTTGTTCCGCGAACCCTCGGGCGACGCCTGCGACAGCTACGAGCGCTACGCCGAGGATATCGCGATCGCCGCGTCGCTGGGGTTCAACACGCATCGCTTCGGAATCGAATGGGCGCGGATCGAGCCCGAGCCGGGCGTCTTCTCGATGGCCGCGCTCGACCATTACAAGCGCGTGCTGGAGACGTGCCGCAAACACAACCTCAAGACGATGCTAACTTATATCCACTTCACCACGCCGCGCTGGTTCGCTGCGCGGGGCGGGTTCGAGGCGGACGGCGCGGCCGACCTGTTCGCGCGCTTCGCCGGCACCGCGGCCAAGCATTTCGGCTCGCTCGTCGACTACGCAACGACGTTCAACGAGATGAACCTGCCCCGCCTGATCCCGGTGCTGGTGCCAGGGTACGAGGCGCGTCGTGCGCTGATCGACCGCATGCTGAACGCATCGGCCAAGGCCTGCGGGTCGGACCGCTTCTCGTCCTGGGTGTTCGCCCCCGCCGATCGCATCGTACCGCCGACGCGCGAGGCGCACACCAAGGCCTATGCCGCGATCAAGGCCGAGGCGAAGCACCCGTTGGGGATCAGCCTGAGCATGCAGGACCTGCAGCCGGTCGCGGGCGGCGAGGCCAAGGTGAAGGAACTCAACAAGGCGCTGTACGACGACTGGTTCGATCTGCCGTCGGACTTCATCGGCGTGCAGACCTACACGCGGATCCAGGTCGGCCCGAACGGCCCCGTGCCGGCGCCCAAGGAAACCGAGAAGACCGCAGCGGGATACGAATTCTATCCCCCTGCACTCGGCAACATGGTGCGCTACACCGCGAAGGCCAGCGGGAAGCCGGTAATCATCACCGAAAGCGGGATCGGGACGAGCGACGACACCCGCCGCGTCGCGTTCATCGACGCGACGATGAAGGAAGTGCGCGCGTGCCTCGACGAAGGCATCGACCTACGTGGGTACCTCCACTGGTCGCTGCTCGACAATTTCGAATGGACGTCGGGCTTTGCCCAGCAGTTCGGGCTGGTCGCGGTCGATCGCACGACGTTCAAGCGCACCCCCAAACCGAGCGCCGCGCATCTCGGCCGCATCGTCCGTTCGGGCGGTATCTAA
- a CDS encoding MBL fold metallo-hydrolase — translation MPIVPAIPDATVDSLRVSMVGHATLLIQVAGVNIVTDPVWSDRASPLAFAGPKRVTQPGIAFDSLPPIHAVLLSHNHYDHMDIATLRRLHDRHGPLMIMPLGNDAIVRRAIPEARIAVGDWGDRIAIADGVATVLTRANHWSSRGLSDRRMALWAGHYLDTPAGGVWFAGDTGYGDGAIFRDIRERCGAPEVALIPIGAYEPRWFMTAQHVNPAEAVQIMRDVDARHALGIHWGTFQLTDEPREAPLQALAEALSAAGESAQRFVAAEPGGVYDF, via the coding sequence GTGCCGATCGTCCCAGCGATCCCCGACGCGACGGTCGATAGTCTCCGCGTATCGATGGTCGGACATGCGACGCTGCTGATCCAGGTTGCCGGGGTCAACATCGTCACCGATCCAGTCTGGTCGGATCGCGCCAGCCCACTCGCGTTCGCCGGCCCCAAGCGCGTGACGCAGCCCGGCATCGCGTTCGACAGCTTGCCGCCGATCCATGCGGTGCTGCTCAGCCACAATCACTACGACCACATGGACATCGCGACGCTACGGCGGTTGCACGACCGGCATGGGCCGCTGATGATCATGCCGTTGGGCAATGACGCGATCGTCCGACGAGCAATCCCCGAGGCGCGGATCGCCGTCGGCGATTGGGGCGACCGGATCGCCATAGCGGACGGTGTGGCGACCGTGTTGACGCGGGCGAACCACTGGTCGTCGCGCGGCCTCAGCGACCGGCGCATGGCGTTATGGGCGGGGCATTATCTGGATACGCCTGCGGGCGGGGTGTGGTTCGCGGGCGATACGGGCTATGGCGATGGCGCGATCTTCCGCGACATCCGCGAACGCTGCGGAGCGCCTGAGGTCGCGCTGATCCCGATCGGTGCCTACGAGCCGCGCTGGTTCATGACCGCGCAACACGTGAATCCGGCGGAAGCGGTCCAGATCATGCGGGATGTCGACGCCCGGCATGCACTCGGGATCCATTGGGGCACGTTCCAACTGACCGACGAGCCGCGCGAGGCGCCGCTCCAGGCGCTAGCCGAAGCGTTGTCGGCCGCAGGTGAATCGGCGCAGCGCTTCGTCGCCGCCGAACCGGGCGGCGTTTACGACTTCTAG